From a single Myxococcales bacterium genomic region:
- a CDS encoding transposase, producing the protein MTNVMSLPAMKSGTEVSEKAKRRRYSAEFKARILREAEACTAPGELGAMLRREGLYSSHLAAWRAQAKSGQTTGLEPKRRGPTARVVDARDKQIVELQREVTKATRRAERAEALVELQKKLLQLLGIALPGPEET; encoded by the coding sequence ATGACGAACGTGATGTCGTTACCGGCGATGAAGTCCGGGACGGAAGTGAGCGAGAAGGCGAAGCGGCGCCGGTATAGCGCCGAGTTCAAAGCGCGGATCCTGCGCGAGGCCGAGGCCTGCACGGCGCCGGGAGAGCTCGGCGCGATGCTGCGGCGGGAGGGGCTGTACTCGTCGCACCTGGCCGCGTGGAGGGCGCAGGCCAAGAGCGGGCAGACCACTGGGCTGGAGCCGAAGCGGCGCGGGCCGACGGCGCGGGTGGTGGATGCGCGCGACAAGCAGATCGTCGAGCTGCAGCGAGAGGTCACGAAGGCGACGCGGAGGGCGGAGCGGGCCGAGGCGTTGGTAGAGCTCCAAAAAAAACTCTTACAGCTGCTGGGGATCGCGTTGCCCGGACCGGAGGAGACGTGA